In the Pseudomonas sp. ADAK2 genome, one interval contains:
- the fusA gene encoding elongation factor G, producing MARTTPINRYRNIGIVAHVDAGKTTTTERVLFYTGKSHKMGEVHDGAATTDWMVQEQERGITITSAAITAFWQGSEKQHKDQYRFNVIDTPGHVDFTIEVERSLRVLDGAVVVFCGTSGVEPQSETVWRQANKYGVPRLVYVNKMDRAGANFLRVIGQIKQRLGHTPVPIQLAIGSEDNFQGQIDLLAMEAVYWNDADKGMVPVRKPIPAELQELADEWRGNMVEAAAEASEELMNKYLEGEELTNAEIKAALRQRTIAGEIVLAVCGSSFKNKGVPLVLDAVIDYLPAPTDIPAIKGTDPDDETKEMERHADDSEPFSALAFKIATDPFVGTLTFVRVYSGVLASGDGVINSVKGKKERVGRMVQMHANAREEIKEVRAGDIAALIGMKDVTTGETLCNADKPIILVRMDFPEPVISVAVEPKTKDDQEKMGIALGKLAQEDPSFRVKTDEETGQTIISGMGELHLDILVDRMRREFNVEANIGKPQVSYRERITKSCEIEGKFVRQSGGRGQFGHCWIRFAPADEGQEGLQFLNEVVGGVVPKEYIPAIQKGIEEQMKNGVVAGYPLIGLKATVFDGSYHDVDSNEMAFKVAASMATKQLAQKGGGELLEPIMAVEVVTPEDYMGDVMGDLNRRRGMILGMEDTVSGKVIRAEVPLGEMFGYATDVRSMSQGRASYSMEFKKYNTAPSHIVETVTKKQG from the coding sequence ATGGCTCGTACTACACCGATTAATCGCTACCGTAACATTGGTATCGTTGCTCACGTGGATGCTGGTAAAACCACCACCACCGAGCGCGTCCTTTTTTACACTGGCAAAAGTCACAAAATGGGCGAGGTGCATGACGGCGCCGCGACCACAGACTGGATGGTGCAGGAGCAGGAGCGTGGTATTACCATTACTTCTGCTGCTATTACCGCCTTCTGGCAGGGTTCCGAGAAGCAGCACAAGGACCAATACCGTTTCAACGTCATCGACACCCCGGGCCACGTTGACTTCACTATTGAAGTTGAGCGTTCCCTGCGTGTTCTCGATGGCGCGGTCGTTGTGTTCTGCGGTACCTCGGGTGTTGAGCCTCAGTCGGAAACCGTATGGCGTCAAGCCAACAAGTACGGTGTTCCACGTCTTGTTTACGTAAACAAGATGGACCGTGCTGGTGCGAACTTCCTGCGTGTGATCGGTCAGATCAAACAGCGTCTGGGTCACACTCCGGTGCCAATCCAGTTGGCTATCGGTTCCGAAGACAACTTCCAGGGTCAGATCGATCTGTTGGCCATGGAAGCTGTTTACTGGAATGACGCTGACAAAGGTATGGTTCCTGTTCGTAAGCCTATCCCTGCAGAACTGCAGGAACTGGCTGACGAGTGGCGCGGTAACATGGTTGAGGCTGCGGCCGAAGCCAGCGAAGAGCTGATGAACAAGTACCTCGAAGGTGAAGAACTCACCAACGCGGAAATCAAGGCCGCTCTGCGTCAGCGTACTATCGCTGGTGAGATCGTTCTGGCTGTTTGCGGTTCTTCCTTCAAGAACAAGGGTGTTCCCCTGGTTCTCGACGCCGTTATCGACTACCTGCCTGCTCCAACCGACATTCCTGCCATCAAGGGTACTGACCCGGATGACGAGACCAAGGAAATGGAGCGTCACGCAGACGACAGCGAGCCGTTCTCGGCTCTGGCGTTCAAGATCGCTACCGACCCATTCGTGGGTACCTTGACCTTCGTTCGAGTTTACTCGGGCGTGTTGGCCTCCGGCGACGGCGTGATCAACTCGGTTAAAGGCAAGAAAGAGCGCGTGGGTCGTATGGTGCAAATGCACGCAAACGCCCGTGAAGAAATCAAGGAAGTGCGCGCTGGTGACATCGCGGCCTTGATCGGCATGAAGGACGTCACCACTGGTGAGACTTTGTGCAACGCTGACAAGCCAATCATCCTGGTTCGCATGGACTTCCCGGAGCCGGTTATTTCGGTTGCCGTAGAGCCTAAGACCAAGGACGACCAGGAAAAAATGGGTATCGCTCTGGGCAAACTTGCTCAGGAAGACCCGTCTTTCCGCGTCAAGACTGATGAAGAGACTGGTCAAACGATCATCTCCGGCATGGGCGAGTTGCACCTGGACATCCTGGTTGACCGGATGCGCCGTGAGTTCAACGTCGAAGCCAACATCGGTAAGCCTCAAGTTTCGTACCGTGAGCGCATCACGAAGAGTTGCGAAATCGAAGGCAAGTTCGTTCGTCAGTCCGGCGGTCGTGGCCAGTTCGGTCATTGCTGGATTCGTTTTGCTCCTGCTGACGAAGGTCAGGAAGGTCTGCAATTCTTGAACGAAGTAGTGGGTGGTGTGGTTCCTAAGGAATACATCCCGGCTATCCAGAAGGGTATCGAAGAGCAGATGAAGAACGGCGTTGTCGCCGGCTATCCGCTGATCGGCCTGAAGGCTACCGTGTTTGATGGTTCCTACCACGACGTCGACTCCAACGAGATGGCGTTTAAGGTGGCTGCTTCCATGGCGACCAAGCAACTGGCCCAGAAGGGCGGTGGTGAGTTGCTTGAGCCGATCATGGCGGTAGAGGTTGTTACGCCTGAAGACTATATGGGTGACGTGATGGGCGACCTTAACCGTCGTCGCGGCATGATCCTGGGTATGGAAGACACGGTCTCCGGCAAAGTGATTCGCGCCGAGGTTCCGTTGGGTGAGATGTTCGGTTACGCAACCGACGTTCGTTCCATGTCCCAAGGTCGCGCAAGCTACTCTATGGAATTCAAAAAATACAATACGGCTCCGTCGCACATCGTCGAAACCGTTACCAAAAAACAAGGCTGA
- the tuf gene encoding elongation factor Tu, with translation MAKEKFDRTLPHVNVGTIGHVDHGKTTLTAALTRVCSEVFGSAVVAFDKIDSAPEEKARGITINTAHVEYNSLIRHYAHVDCPGHADYVKNMITGAAQMDGAILVCSAADGPMPQTREHILLSRQVGVPYIVVFLNKADMVDDAELLELVEMEVRDLLSTYDFPGDDTPIIIGSALMALNGQDDNEMGTTAVRKLVETLDSYIPDPVRVIDKPFLMPIEDVFSISGRGTVVTGRIERGIVKVQDPLEIVGLRDTTVTTCTGVEMFRKLLDEGRAGENCGVLLRGTKRDDVERGQVLVKPGSVKPHTTFEAEVYVLSKEEGGRHTPFFKGYRPQFYFRTTDVTGNCELPEGVEMVMPGDNIKMVVTLIKTIAMEDGLRFAIREGGRTVGAGVVAKIIA, from the coding sequence GTGGCTAAAGAAAAATTTGACCGTACCCTCCCGCACGTCAACGTTGGCACCATCGGTCACGTCGACCACGGTAAAACCACGCTGACCGCTGCTCTGACTCGCGTCTGCTCCGAAGTTTTCGGTTCCGCTGTAGTTGCTTTCGATAAAATCGACAGCGCTCCAGAAGAAAAGGCTCGTGGTATCACCATCAACACCGCTCACGTTGAATACAACTCGCTGATCCGTCACTACGCTCACGTTGACTGCCCAGGTCACGCTGACTATGTGAAGAACATGATCACCGGTGCTGCTCAAATGGACGGCGCTATCCTGGTTTGTTCGGCCGCTGATGGTCCGATGCCACAAACCCGTGAGCACATCCTGCTGTCCCGTCAGGTTGGCGTTCCGTACATCGTTGTCTTCCTGAACAAGGCTGACATGGTAGACGACGCTGAGCTGCTGGAACTGGTTGAGATGGAAGTGCGCGATCTGCTGAGCACTTACGACTTCCCAGGTGACGACACTCCGATCATCATCGGTTCGGCTCTGATGGCTCTGAACGGCCAAGACGACAACGAAATGGGCACCACTGCCGTTCGTAAACTGGTTGAGACTCTGGACAGCTACATCCCAGATCCAGTCCGTGTTATCGACAAGCCGTTCCTGATGCCAATCGAAGACGTATTCTCGATCTCCGGTCGCGGTACTGTTGTAACTGGCCGTATCGAGCGCGGTATCGTCAAGGTTCAGGATCCACTGGAAATCGTTGGTCTGCGTGACACTACCGTCACCACCTGCACCGGTGTTGAAATGTTCCGTAAGCTGCTCGACGAAGGTCGTGCTGGCGAGAACTGCGGCGTGCTGCTGCGCGGCACCAAGCGTGACGACGTTGAGCGTGGCCAGGTTCTGGTCAAGCCAGGTTCGGTTAAGCCGCACACTACCTTCGAAGCTGAAGTGTACGTGTTGAGCAAAGAAGAAGGCGGTCGCCACACTCCGTTCTTCAAAGGCTACCGTCCACAGTTCTACTTCCGGACCACTGACGTGACCGGTAACTGCGAACTGCCGGAAGGCGTTGAAATGGTAATGCCAGGCGACAACATCAAAATGGTTGTCACCCTGATCAAAACCATCGCAATGGAAGATGGTCTGCGTTTCGCTATTCGTGAAGGCGGTCGTACCGTCGGCGCTGGCGTCGTAGCCAAAATCATCGCTTAA
- the rpsJ gene encoding 30S ribosomal protein S10: protein MQNQQIRIRLKAFDHRLIDQSTQEIVETAKRTGAQVRGPIPLPTRKERFTVLVSPHVNKDARDQYEIRTHKRVLDIVQPTDKTVDALMKLDLAAGVEVQISLG, encoded by the coding sequence ATGCAAAATCAGCAAATCCGTATCAGGTTGAAGGCTTTTGACCATCGCCTGATCGACCAATCCACCCAGGAAATCGTGGAAACCGCGAAACGTACTGGTGCTCAAGTGCGTGGTCCAATTCCACTGCCTACCCGTAAAGAGCGGTTCACCGTTCTGGTCTCCCCGCACGTCAACAAAGACGCGCGTGACCAGTACGAGATCCGTACTCATAAGCGCGTTCTGGACATCGTCCAGCCAACGGATAAAACCGTTGATGCTCTTATGAAGCTTGATCTTGCGGCCGGTGTGGAAGTGCAGATCAGCCTCGGCTAA
- the rplC gene encoding 50S ribosomal protein L3, with the protein MTIGVVGRKCGMTRIFTEEGVSIPVTVIEIEPNRVTQFKTEETDGYRAVQVTVGERRASRVTAAQAGHFAKANVAAGRTVMEFRLEEGEYQAGDLINAEIFAAGQLVDVTGQSKGKGFQGTIKRWNFRGQDNTHGNSVSHRVPGSIGQCQTPGRVFKGKKMSGHMGAERVTVQSLEVVRVDAERNLLLVKGAVPGATGGNLVVRPAAKARG; encoded by the coding sequence ATGACTATTGGTGTAGTCGGTCGTAAATGCGGTATGACCCGTATTTTCACCGAAGAAGGTGTCTCCATTCCGGTCACGGTCATTGAGATCGAACCGAATCGCGTCACCCAGTTCAAAACTGAAGAGACCGATGGCTATCGTGCAGTGCAAGTCACTGTAGGTGAGCGTCGTGCTTCGCGTGTTACAGCTGCTCAAGCTGGCCACTTCGCTAAAGCGAACGTTGCCGCTGGTCGTACCGTAATGGAATTCCGCCTTGAAGAAGGCGAGTACCAGGCCGGCGATCTGATCAACGCTGAAATCTTCGCCGCTGGTCAACTGGTTGATGTAACCGGTCAGTCCAAAGGTAAAGGCTTCCAGGGTACGATCAAGCGTTGGAACTTCCGCGGGCAAGATAATACCCACGGTAACTCCGTGTCCCACCGCGTTCCAGGCTCTATCGGCCAGTGCCAGACTCCTGGTCGTGTATTCAAGGGCAAAAAAATGTCCGGTCATATGGGCGCTGAGCGCGTGACCGTGCAGTCCCTGGAAGTAGTGCGCGTGGACGCTGAACGCAATCTGTTGTTGGTCAAGGGTGCTGTTCCTGGCGCTACTGGCGGCAACTTGGTTGTACGTCCAGCAGCCAAGGCTCGCGGTTAA
- the rplD gene encoding 50S ribosomal protein L4 — MQLNVNDAQAIEVSELTFGGEFNETLVHQAVVAYMAGGRQGSKQQKTRSDVRGGGKRPWRQKGTGRARAGTIRSPIWRGGGTTFAARPQDHTQKLNKKMYRAAMRSILAELVRTDRLVVVQDFAVDAPKTKDLLNKLTGMGLTDVLIVSEVVDQNLYLAARNLPHVDVRDVQGSDPVSLIAYDKVLITVSAVKKFEELLG, encoded by the coding sequence ATGCAATTAAATGTAAATGACGCTCAAGCGATCGAAGTTTCCGAACTGACATTTGGCGGCGAATTCAACGAGACGCTGGTTCACCAAGCAGTCGTGGCCTACATGGCCGGCGGCCGTCAAGGTAGCAAGCAGCAAAAGACCCGTTCCGACGTTCGTGGTGGCGGTAAGCGCCCTTGGCGTCAGAAAGGTACTGGCCGTGCTCGTGCCGGTACTATCCGTAGCCCAATCTGGCGCGGCGGCGGTACCACTTTCGCAGCTCGTCCTCAGGATCACACCCAGAAGCTGAACAAGAAGATGTATCGCGCAGCAATGCGTTCCATCCTTGCTGAGCTGGTGCGTACTGATCGTCTGGTCGTGGTTCAGGACTTCGCTGTTGATGCACCGAAGACCAAAGATCTGCTGAACAAACTGACTGGCATGGGCCTGACTGACGTCTTGATCGTGTCTGAAGTAGTTGATCAGAACCTGTACCTGGCTGCTCGTAACCTGCCACACGTTGATGTACGTGACGTTCAAGGTTCCGATCCAGTTAGTCTGATCGCATACGACAAGGTGTTGATCACCGTGTCGGCCGTGAAGAAATTCGAGGAGCTGCTGGGATGA
- the rplW gene encoding 50S ribosomal protein L23: MNQERVFKVLLGPHVSEKATVLADKKGQFVFKVATDATKLEIKKAVESLFSVKVERVTTLNVLGKSKRTARGLGKRNDWKKAVISLQPGQDLDFSSSAE, from the coding sequence ATGAACCAGGAACGCGTATTTAAAGTTCTGCTTGGCCCGCACGTTTCCGAAAAGGCTACGGTTCTGGCTGACAAGAAAGGCCAGTTCGTTTTCAAGGTTGCAACTGACGCAACCAAGCTGGAAATCAAGAAGGCCGTCGAAAGCCTGTTCAGCGTGAAAGTAGAGCGTGTTACTACCCTGAATGTTCTGGGTAAGAGCAAGCGCACTGCTCGCGGTCTGGGCAAGCGTAATGACTGGAAGAAGGCAGTTATCTCCCTTCAGCCAGGCCAAGATCTCGATTTCAGCAGCAGTGCTGAGTAA
- the rplB gene encoding 50S ribosomal protein L2 → MAIVKCKPTSPGRRFVVKVVNQELHKGAPHAPLLEKKSKTGGRNNNGRITTRHIGGGHKQHYRLVDFRRNDKDGISATVERIEYDPNRTAHIALLLYADGERRYIIAPKGVSAGDQLIAGALAPIKPGNALQLRNIPVGSTVHGIELKPGKGAQIARSAGASAQLIAREGVYVTLRLRSGEMRKVLAECRATLGEVSNSEHSLRSLGKAGAKRWRGVRPTVRGVAMNPVDHPHGGGEGRTSGGRHPVSPWGFPTKGAKTRGNKRTDKMIVRRRK, encoded by the coding sequence ATGGCAATCGTTAAATGCAAACCGACTTCCCCTGGCCGCCGTTTTGTGGTCAAGGTGGTCAACCAGGAGCTGCATAAAGGCGCTCCTCACGCACCGCTGCTCGAGAAAAAATCGAAGACTGGTGGTCGTAACAACAATGGTCGCATTACCACTCGTCACATCGGTGGTGGCCATAAGCAGCATTATCGTCTGGTCGATTTCCGTCGCAACGACAAAGATGGCATTTCTGCCACTGTCGAGCGTATTGAATACGATCCAAACCGTACTGCTCACATCGCTCTGCTGCTGTACGCAGATGGCGAGCGCCGCTACATCATCGCCCCTAAAGGCGTGAGTGCTGGCGACCAGCTGATCGCAGGTGCTTTGGCGCCGATCAAGCCGGGCAACGCTCTGCAACTGCGTAACATTCCAGTTGGTAGCACCGTACACGGCATCGAATTGAAGCCAGGTAAAGGCGCGCAAATCGCTCGTTCCGCTGGTGCTTCGGCTCAGCTGATCGCTCGTGAAGGTGTCTACGTGACCCTGCGTCTGCGTTCTGGTGAGATGCGTAAAGTGCTGGCTGAATGCCGCGCGACCCTGGGTGAAGTCTCGAACTCCGAGCACAGCCTGCGTTCGCTGGGTAAAGCTGGTGCCAAACGCTGGCGTGGCGTTCGCCCAACCGTTCGTGGTGTTGCCATGAACCCGGTTGACCACCCACATGGTGGTGGTGAAGGTCGTACCTCTGGTGGTCGTCATCCGGTATCGCCATGGGGCTTCCCGACTAAGGGCGCGAAGACTCGTGGTAATAAGCGTACCGACAAAATGATCGTCCGTCGTCGCAAGTAA
- the rpsS gene encoding 30S ribosomal protein S19 yields MPRSLKKGPFIDLHLLKKIEVAAEKNDRKPVKTWSRRSMILPQMVGLTIAVHNGRQHVPVLVNEDMVGHKLGEFAGTRTYRGHVADKKAKR; encoded by the coding sequence GTGCCACGTTCTCTGAAAAAAGGTCCTTTTATTGATCTTCACCTACTGAAGAAGATCGAAGTGGCGGCGGAAAAGAACGATCGCAAACCAGTTAAGACCTGGTCGCGCCGTTCTATGATCCTGCCACAAATGGTCGGTTTGACCATTGCTGTGCATAACGGTCGTCAACATGTTCCAGTTCTCGTGAACGAAGACATGGTCGGCCACAAACTAGGCGAGTTTGCCGGTACCCGCACATATCGTGGGCACGTGGCAGACAAGAAAGCCAAGCGTTAA
- the rplV gene encoding 50S ribosomal protein L22 — MEVAAKLSGARISAQKARLVADQIRGKKVGEALNLLAFSSKKAAEIMKKVLESAVANAEHNEGADVDDLKVSTVFVNEGRSLKRIMPRAKGRADRIVKRSCHITVKVADK, encoded by the coding sequence ATGGAAGTAGCCGCTAAGTTGTCGGGCGCTCGAATCTCCGCCCAGAAAGCCCGCTTGGTCGCCGACCAGATCCGCGGGAAGAAGGTGGGCGAAGCGCTCAACCTGTTGGCTTTCAGCAGTAAGAAAGCCGCCGAGATCATGAAGAAAGTGCTGGAGTCGGCCGTAGCCAACGCCGAGCATAACGAAGGCGCAGACGTTGATGACCTTAAAGTCAGCACCGTTTTCGTCAACGAAGGGCGTTCGCTGAAGCGAATCATGCCACGTGCCAAAGGCCGTGCTGATCGCATCGTCAAGCGGTCTTGCCATATCACTGTCAAGGTTGCTGACAAGTAA
- the rpsC gene encoding 30S ribosomal protein S3 has translation MGQKVHPIGIRLGIVKEHTSVWYADGRTYADYLFADLKVREYLQDKLKSASVSRIDIHRPAQTARITIHTARPGIVIGKKGEDVEKLRQDLTKQMGVPVHINIEEIRKPELDGMLVAQSVAQQLERRVMFRRAMKRAVQNAMRIGAKGIKIQVSGRLGGAEIARTEWYREGRVPLHTLRADIDYANYEAHTTYGVIGVKVWIFKGEVIGGRQEELKPQAPAPRKKAAK, from the coding sequence ATGGGTCAGAAAGTACATCCCATTGGCATTCGCCTGGGAATCGTCAAGGAGCACACCTCCGTCTGGTACGCAGACGGTCGGACTTATGCGGACTATTTGTTCGCTGATCTGAAGGTGCGCGAGTATCTCCAAGACAAACTAAAAAGCGCGTCCGTAAGCCGTATCGATATCCATCGTCCGGCCCAAACTGCACGTATCACCATCCACACTGCTCGTCCAGGTATCGTTATCGGGAAGAAAGGTGAAGATGTTGAGAAACTGCGTCAGGACCTGACCAAACAAATGGGTGTGCCTGTGCACATCAATATCGAAGAAATCCGCAAGCCGGAACTCGACGGTATGTTGGTTGCGCAGAGCGTAGCTCAGCAGCTGGAGCGTCGCGTAATGTTCCGTCGCGCTATGAAGCGCGCTGTACAGAACGCCATGCGCATTGGTGCCAAAGGCATCAAAATCCAAGTGAGCGGTCGTCTCGGCGGTGCTGAAATCGCACGTACTGAATGGTATCGCGAAGGTCGTGTGCCACTGCACACCCTGCGTGCCGACATCGACTATGCCAACTACGAAGCTCACACCACTTACGGTGTGATCGGTGTAAAGGTTTGGATCTTCAAAGGCGAAGTAATTGGTGGTCGCCAAGAAGAACTGAAACCACAAGCACCAGCGCCTCGTAAAAAAGCTGCTAAGTAA
- the rplP gene encoding 50S ribosomal protein L16, which produces MLQPKRTKFRKQMTGHNRGLAQRGSKVSFGEFALKSVARGRLTARQIESARRALTRHVKRGGKIWIRVFPDKPISKKPLEVRMGKGKGSVEYWVAQIQPGKVLYEIEGVTEELAREAFALAAAKLPLATAFVKRTVM; this is translated from the coding sequence ATGTTGCAACCAAAGCGTACGAAGTTCCGCAAGCAGATGACAGGCCACAACCGTGGTCTGGCTCAGCGCGGTAGCAAAGTCAGCTTCGGCGAGTTCGCGCTGAAGTCTGTAGCTCGTGGTCGTCTCACCGCTCGTCAGATCGAGTCAGCGCGTCGTGCTCTGACCCGTCACGTTAAACGTGGCGGCAAGATCTGGATCCGTGTATTCCCGGACAAGCCTATTTCCAAAAAGCCACTCGAAGTTCGGATGGGTAAAGGTAAGGGTAGTGTGGAGTACTGGGTTGCCCAGATTCAGCCAGGCAAAGTCCTGTATGAAATCGAGGGCGTTACTGAAGAGCTGGCGCGTGAGGCTTTTGCCCTGGCTGCTGCAAAGCTGCCGCTCGCCACCGCCTTTGTTAAACGGACGGTGATGTGA
- the rpmC gene encoding 50S ribosomal protein L29 — MKANELREKDAPQLNEQLLGLLRDQFNLRMQKATGQLGQSHLLRQVKRDIARVKTVLKQQAGK; from the coding sequence ATGAAAGCGAACGAACTTCGTGAAAAAGACGCGCCGCAGCTTAACGAGCAACTGCTCGGCCTGCTGCGCGACCAGTTCAATCTGCGTATGCAGAAAGCAACTGGCCAGTTGGGGCAGTCTCACCTGCTCCGGCAAGTTAAGCGTGACATCGCTCGCGTGAAGACTGTGCTCAAACAGCAGGCAGGTAAGTAA
- the rpsQ gene encoding 30S ribosomal protein S17, with protein sequence MAEAEKTVRTLTGRVVSDKMDKTITVLIERRVKHPIYGKYVKRSTKLHAHDETNQCHIGDKVTIRETRPLAKTKSWALVDVLERAVEV encoded by the coding sequence ATGGCTGAAGCCGAAAAAACCGTCCGTACGCTGACTGGCCGTGTTGTCAGCGACAAAATGGACAAGACCATCACCGTTCTGATCGAGCGTCGCGTAAAGCACCCGATCTACGGTAAATACGTTAAGCGTTCGACTAAGCTGCACGCGCACGACGAAACCAATCAGTGCCACATCGGCGACAAAGTCACTATTCGTGAAACTCGTCCTTTGGCCAAGACTAAGTCTTGGGCGCTGGTTGATGTTCTCGAACGCGCTGTGGAAGTCTAA
- the rplN gene encoding 50S ribosomal protein L14, translating into MIQTQSMLDVADNSGARRVMCIKVLGGSHRRYAGIGDIIKVTVKEAIPRGKVKKGQVMTAVVVRTRHGVRRADGSIIRFDGNAAVLLNNKQEPIGTRIFGPVTRELRTEKFMKIVSLAPEVL; encoded by the coding sequence ATGATTCAGACTCAATCCATGCTCGATGTGGCCGATAACAGCGGCGCACGCCGCGTTATGTGCATCAAGGTGCTGGGTGGCTCCCATCGTCGTTACGCTGGTATCGGTGACATCATCAAAGTTACCGTTAAGGAAGCAATTCCTCGCGGTAAAGTGAAAAAAGGCCAAGTGATGACTGCTGTTGTAGTCCGCACTCGTCACGGCGTACGCCGTGCCGATGGCTCCATTATCCGCTTTGATGGCAACGCTGCTGTTCTTCTGAACAACAAGCAAGAGCCGATCGGCACCCGTATCTTTGGGCCAGTGACCCGTGAACTTCGTACTGAGAAGTTCATGAAGATCGTCTCGCTCGCCCCAGAAGTGCTGTAA
- the rplX gene encoding 50S ribosomal protein L24 has product MQKIRRDDEIIVIAGKDKGKRGKVLKVLANNRLVIGGLNLVKRHTKPNPMSGVQGGIVEKEAPLDASNVAIFNGETNKADRVGFKVEDGKKIRVFKSTQKAVDA; this is encoded by the coding sequence ATGCAAAAGATTCGTCGTGACGACGAGATCATCGTGATCGCCGGCAAAGACAAAGGTAAGCGCGGTAAGGTGCTTAAGGTTCTCGCTAATAACCGTCTGGTTATTGGTGGTCTGAACCTGGTTAAGCGTCATACCAAGCCTAACCCGATGTCGGGCGTACAAGGCGGTATCGTCGAAAAAGAAGCTCCACTGGACGCTTCTAACGTCGCCATTTTCAACGGCGAAACCAACAAGGCTGATCGCGTTGGTTTCAAAGTAGAAGACGGCAAGAAAATTCGTGTCTTCAAGTCGACCCAAAAAGCGGTTGATGCTTGA
- the rplE gene encoding 50S ribosomal protein L5, producing the protein MARLKEIYWKEIAPKLKEELKLSNVMEVPRVTKITLNMGLGEAVGDKKVIEHAVADLEKITGQKVVVTYARKSIAGFKVREGWPIGVKVTLRRERMYEFLDRLLSISLPRVRDFRGLNAKSFDGRGNYSMGVKEQIIFPEIDYDKIDALRGLDITLTTTAKNDDEGRALLRAFKFPFRN; encoded by the coding sequence ATGGCACGACTAAAAGAGATTTACTGGAAGGAAATCGCACCGAAGCTTAAGGAAGAACTTAAGCTTTCGAACGTGATGGAAGTTCCACGCGTTACAAAGATCACCCTGAACATGGGTCTGGGCGAAGCGGTCGGTGACAAAAAAGTCATCGAGCACGCTGTTGCTGACCTGGAAAAGATCACCGGTCAGAAAGTCGTTGTGACTTACGCTCGGAAATCCATCGCTGGCTTTAAAGTCCGTGAAGGTTGGCCGATCGGCGTCAAAGTGACTCTGCGCCGTGAGCGTATGTATGAATTCCTGGATCGTCTGCTGTCGATCTCCCTGCCTCGGGTTCGCGACTTCCGCGGCCTGAATGCCAAGTCCTTCGATGGTCGTGGTAACTACAGCATGGGCGTTAAAGAGCAGATCATCTTCCCGGAAATCGACTACGACAAGATCGATGCTCTCCGCGGTCTGGACATTACCCTGACCACCACTGCCAAGAACGATGATGAAGGTCGCGCGCTGCTGCGTGCTTTCAAATTCCCGTTCCGCAACTGA
- the rpsN gene encoding 30S ribosomal protein S14, producing MAKMSMKNRELKRQLTVAKYAKKRAALKAIIVDLNASPEARWEATVALQKQPRDASASRMRNRCRLTGRPHGVYRKFGLGRNKLREAAMRGDVPGLVKASW from the coding sequence ATGGCCAAGATGAGCATGAAAAACCGCGAGCTGAAGCGTCAGCTCACGGTTGCCAAGTACGCCAAAAAGCGTGCAGCACTGAAAGCTATCATCGTTGATCTGAACGCAAGTCCAGAAGCACGTTGGGAAGCTACAGTAGCTCTGCAGAAGCAGCCACGTGACGCAAGCGCTTCGCGCATGCGTAACCGCTGCCGCCTGACCGGTCGTCCACACGGCGTTTACCGCAAGTTCGGCCTCGGCCGTAACAAATTGCGTGAAGCTGCAATGCGTGGTGACGTACCTGGTCTGGTTAAAGCCAGCTGGTAA